Proteins co-encoded in one Gossypium arboreum isolate Shixiya-1 chromosome 11, ASM2569848v2, whole genome shotgun sequence genomic window:
- the LOC108463935 gene encoding heterogeneous nuclear ribonucleoprotein 1-like yields MERKLVVLGIPWEVDTEGLREYMSKYGDLEDCIVMKERTTGRSRGFGYVTFASADDAKNVLSIEHFLGERMLEVKIATPKEEMRAPIKKVTRIFVARIPPSVDESTFRRHFEEYGEITDLYMPKDQVSKAHRGIGFITFASAESVENLMADAHELGGSTVVVDRATPKEDDFKPIGRMSQGGYGAYNAYISAATRYAALGAPTLYDHPGPMYGRGESSRGMGKKIFVGRLPQEATADDLRQYFGRFGRVIDVYVPKDPKRSGHRGFGFVTFAEDGVADRVSRRSHEICGQQVAIDSATPVDDAGPSFMMNPAGPFRGFGGPMRPFGRMYGGLPYDDWGYAIGSGRPSRADWRYRPY; encoded by the exons ATGGAACGGAAGCTTGTG GTTTTGGGAATCCCTTGGGAGGTGGATACTGAAGGTTTGAGGGAATACATGAGTAAATATGGTGATTTGGAGGATTGTATTGTCATGAAG GAGCGAACTACGGGTCGATCCCGTGGTTTTGGTTATGTAACGTTTGCATCGGCTGATGATGCGAAG AATGTGCTATCAATTGAGCATTTTCTTGGTGAGAGAATGCTGGAAGTTAAAATAGCTACTCCAAAG GAGGAGATGAGAGCTCCCATAAAGAAAGTTACCAGGATATTTGTGGCCAGGATTCCACCATCAGTGGATGAATCAACCTTTCGGAG GCATTTTGAGGAGTATGGTGAGATAACAGATTTATACATGCCGAAG GATCAAGTCTCAAAAGCTCATCGTGGAATTGGCTTTATCACTTTTGCTAGTGCAG AATCTGTGGAGAATCTGATGGCTGATGCTCATGAACTGGGTGGTTCTACAGTAGTAGTTGATCGAGCAACACCTAAG GAAGATGACTTCAAGCCAATAGGCAGAATGTCACAGGGGGGGTATGGTGCATACAATGCTTACATTTCTGCTGCCACTAGGTATGCTGCACTTGGTGCTCCTACCTTGTATGACCATCCTGGCCCCATGTATGGAA GAGGGGAGTCCAGCCGAGGGATGGGCAAAAAGATATTTGTTGGCAGACTTCCTCAGGAAGCCACTGCTGATGATCTGCGTCAGTATTTTGGTAGATTTGGCCGTGTAATAGATGTTTATGTTCCTAAG GACCCCAAGAGATCTGGCCACAGAGGTTTTGGTTTTGTGACTTTTGCTGAAGATGGAGTTGCAGATAGAGTATCTCGTAGGTCTCACGAGATTTGTGGACAACAG GTGGCAATAGATTCAGCAACACCCGTTGATGATGCTGGCCCTAGTTTCATGATGAATCCTGCTGGACCATTTAGAGGTTTTGGTGGTCCAATGCGCCCCTTTGGTAGGATGTATGGAGGACTGCCTTATGATGAT TGGGGTTATGCAATTGGGAGTGGGAGGCCATCGAGAGCAGATTGGCGGTACAGGCCATACTAA